The Streptomyces sp. NBC_01363 region CGCCGTCGCTCCACCGGTGAAACGGAATTCCGTCGGCCGGAATTCTCCGCACCCGGGAGATACGAGGACGGCCCCGCCCGTGAAACAGGGCGGGGCCGTCCTCGTCGGAGGCGGGTGCGTCAGGCGAGCAGAGCCGGAATGGTCGCCTCGTGCGCCGTGCGGAGCTCGTTCAGCGGAATGCTGAACTCGCCCTGGATCTCGATCTCCTCGCCGTCCACGACACCGATACGGGATACGGGCAGGCCCCGCGCCCCGCACATGTCGTTGAAACGAAGCTCCTCACTCCGCGGAACGGAGACGACCGCGCGCCCCGCCGACTCGGAGAAGAGGAACGTGAACGCGTCCAGACCGTCCGGCACGACCAGCCGGGCACCCTTCCCGCCGCGCAGGCAGGACTCGGTGACCGCCTGGATCAGACCGCCGTCGGAGAGGTCGTGCGCCGCGTCGATCATGCCGTCGCGGGAGGCCGAGATCAGGATCTCGCCGAGCAGCTTCTCGCGGCCCAGGTCGACCTTGGGCGGCATGCCGCCGAGGTGGCCGTGGACGACCTCGGACCAGGCCGAGCCGCCGAACTCCTCACGCGTGTCGCCCAGCAGGTAGAGGAGCTGGCCCTCTTCCGCGAAGGCGACCGGCGTGCGCCGGGTGACATCGTCGATCACACCGAGCACGGCCACGACCGGCGTCGGGTGGATCGCCGTCTCACCGGTCTGGTTGTACAGCGACACATTGCCGCCGGTGACCGGGGTGCCCAGCTCCAGGCAGCCGTCCGCGAGACCACGGGTGGCCTCGGCGAACTGCCACATGACGTCCGGGTCCTCGGGCGAACCGAAGTTCAGGCAGTCCGAGATGGCCAGCGGCTTGGCGCCGGATGCGGCGACATTGCGGTACGACTCCGCCAGCGCGAGCTGCGCGCCGGTGTACGGGTCGAGCTTGGCGTACCGGCCGTTGCCGTCGGTCGCCATGGCCACGCCCAGGTTCGACTCCTCGTCGATCCGGACCATGCCGGCGTCCTCGGGCATCGCGAGCACGGTGTTGCCCTGCACGAACCGGTCGTACTGGTCGGTGATCCAGGACTTCGACGCCTGGTTCGGCGAGGCGACCAGCTTGAGGACCTGCTCGCGCAGCTCCGCGCCGTTCGCCGGCCGGGCCAGCTTGCCCGCGTCGTCGGCCTGGAGCGCGTCCTGCCAGGACGGACGGGCGAACGGACGGTGGTACGTCGGGCCCTCGTGGGCGACGGACCGCGGCGGCACGTCGACGATCTGCTCGCCGTGCCAGAAGATCTCCAGCTGGGAGCCCTCGGTCACCTCACCGATGACGGTGGCGATGACGTCCCACTTCTCGCAGATCTCCAGGAAGCGGTCGACGTGCCGCGGCTCGACGATCGCGCACATGCGCTCCTGCGACTCGCTCATGAGGATTTCCTCGGGCGAGAGGGAGGAGTCGCGCAGCGGCACGGTGTCCAGCTCGACGCGCATGCCGCCGGAACCGGCGGAGGCCAGCTCGGACGTGGCGCAGGAGAGCCCGGCACCGCCGAGGTCCTGGATGCCCGCGACGAGCTTCTCCTTGAAGATCTCCAGGGTGCACTCGATGAGGAGCTTCTCCTGGAACGGGTCGCCGACCTGGACGGCCGGGCGCTTCGCGGGACCGGTCGACTCGAAGGTCTCCGAGGCCAGCACCGAGACACCGCCGATGCCGTCGCCGCCGGTGCGGGCGCCGTAGAGGATCACCTTGTTGCCAGGGCCGGAGGCCTTGGCCAGGTGGATGTCCTCGTGCTTCATCACGCCGATGCAGCCGGCGTTGACCAGCGGGTTGCCCTGGTAGCAGGCGTCGAAGACGACCTCGCCGCCGATGTTCGGCAGACCCAGGCAGTTGCCGTAGCCGCCGATGCCCGCGACGACGCCCGGCAGGACGCGCTTGGTGTCGGGGTGGTCGGCCGCACCGAAACGCAGCGGGTCGACGACGGCGACCGGGCGGGCACCCATGGCGAGGATGTCGCGGACGATGCCGCCGACGCCGGTCGCCGCGCCCTGGTAGGGCTCGATGTACGAGGGGTGGTTGTGCGACTCGACCTTGAAGGTGACCGCGTAACCCTGACCGACGTCGACCACACCGGCGTTCTCGCCGATGCCGACGAGCATCGCGTCGTTGACGGGGACCTTCTCGCCGAACTGCTTGAGGTGGACCTTGCTGCTCTTGTACGAGCAGTGCTCGGACCACATCACGGAGTACATGGCGAGCTCGGCGCCGGTGGGACGGCGGCCCAGGATCTCGCGGATCCGGGCGTACTCGTCCTCCTTGAGGCCGAGCTCCTTCCAGGGCTGCTCGACGTCCGGGGTCTCGGCCGCGTGCTTGACCGTATCCAGGCTCATGCGTTGACCAGCTTCTTGATGATCGAGGTGAAGAAACCGAGACCGTCGGTGCGGCCGGTTCCGATCAGCGGCTCGACGGCGTGCTCCGGGTGCGGCATCAGGCCGACGACATTGCCCGCGGCGTTGGTGATGCCGGCGATGTCGCGCAGCGAGCCGTTGGGGTTCGTGTCCAGGTAGCGGAAGGCGACCCGGCCCTCCGCCTCCAGCTCGTCGAGCACACGCTCGTCGGCGACGTAGCGCCCGTCCATGTTCTTGAGCGGTACGGAGATCTCCTGGCCCGCGGAGTAGTCCGAGGTCCAGGCGGTCTCCGCGTTCTCGACGCGCAGCTTCTGGTCGCGGCAGATGAAGTGCAGGTGGTTGTTCCGCAGCATCGCGCCGGGCAGCAGATGCGCCTCGGTCAGGATCTGGAAGCCGTTGCAGATGCCGAGGACCGGCATCCCCGCCTTCGCCTGCTCGATGATGGTCTCCATGACCGGCGAGAAGCGGGAGATGGCGCCGGCCCGCAGATAGTCGCCGTAGGAGAAGCCGCCCGCCAGGATGACCGCGTCGACCTGGTGCAGGTCCTTGTCGCGGTGCCACAGCGATACGGGTTCAGCGCCCGCGACCCGTACGGCCCTCAGGCTGTCCTTGTCGTCGAGCGTGCCGGGAAAGGTGACGACTCCGATTCGGGTGTTACTGCGGCCCGAAGGGCCTCCCTCACGGGTGGTGGTGGGAGACGGGCGGGAAGTCACTTCGACTCCTCGGCCTTCTCCACCTTCACGGTGAAGTCCTCGATGACGGTGTTGGCGAGGAAAGTCTCGGCCATCTCGTGAATGCGGCTGAGGGCGGCGTCGTCGACCGGCCCCTCGACCTCGAGCTCGAAACGCTTTCCCTGACGTACGTCCGCGATTCCCTCGAAGCCGAGACGGGGCAGTGCACGCTGCACCGCCTGTCCCTGCGGGTCGAGGATCTCGGGCTTGAGCATGACGTCGACTACGACGCGTGCCACTGGCACTCCCGGTGGTGGTGTGGTGCGGCTGTTTCTCCGGGGGGGCTCCCCAGACCCCCGCAGGTCCCCTCAGCGTACCTGGCCAGAAATTCTACGCGGGTAGATATCGAGATCCCTTGATCACGCCCAGATATCGGACGCGACAACACACAGGGAAAGTCCTGCAAAAAAAATCCTCACCAGCAGCACACATAGAAGGCTGACACGCGGAGGTAATTGGCTGGGCTTCACAATGCGGCACCCACCGCTGTACAAATGATTACCGGGGAATGCAGCATTGCCCCTAAACAGTCGGCAACCGTCGACGCCGTATCCGCCTAGCAGCCGGAAGGCCGGCATCAGCGCACGCCAGACGCGCCGATACCGTAGGAAAGGACCGATATCCGTGGCTCAGCGCGTAGTGGTCACGCTCTCCGACGACATCGACGGGGGAGCAGCGGCGGAAACGGTCACCTTCGCCCTGGACGGGAAGTCGTACGAGATCGACCTCAATCCGTCCAATGCGAAGAAACTGCGCAAGGCCCTCGCTCCGTACATGGCGGCAGGCCGTAAGCAGACAAATGCCAGCAAGCACGGCAAGGCTCCTGTGTCGTACCGGCACACTTCACTCGCCCCCGACCCGGCGGCCGTGCGCGCCTGGGCCCGCTCCCACCGGATGGAGGTGCCGGCCCGCGGCCGGATTCCCAAGAAGGTCTACGAGGCCTTCCGCGAAGCGAGTTGACCGCCCGCCAGGACCCGGCCGCCCGCGGCACCCGCCGAGAGCGGCCGGCGCACCCTTCCACGACACCCAGCGGGCACCGACTTGCGCAACACCCCCGCAGGTCGGCTAAAGTCTGGAGCACGCCGAAGGGCAAGGCCGCAAAGCCGAACCCCACGCAGCGTGCGGGTGTAGTTCAGTAGCAGAACATCCCCCTTCCAGGGGGAAGGCGCAGTGTGCAATTCCTGTCACCCGCTCTGCATCGCTCTTATCGATCACTTCGGTGGATCGGGTAGAGTGATGCTCGCACCGCCCGATGGATCTCCTCTTGAGGAGTACAATGAGCGGCAGCAATGCGGACGTGGCTCAGTTGGTAGAGCATCACCTTGCCAAGGTGAGGGTCGCGAGTTCGAATCTCGTCGTCCGCTCTTGATCGAAATGAAGGCCCTGGTCGATATCGACCAGGGCCTTCATCGTATTCCCACCAGATTTCCCCGTACTCTCCGTACTCTCCGGGCTCTCCGGGCTCTCCGGGCTCTCCGGCCCCTCCGGGCCCACACGCTCCTCGGCCCATGACGTTTGTCATGAGCAGTGATGACAGCTCGCACTGATGTCGACACCGATCCGGCGGAAGTCTTCAGGCATGACCAGCGACGACATTCCAAGCGACCACGTGGGCAGGGCTGCGGACGGGGCTGTGGCATCCACCACATCTGCCACATCCACCACGTCCGCTTCCGCTTCCGCTCTCTCCTCCGCTTCCGCCTCCGTTTCCGATGCGGTGATCGAGGCGGACGGTGTGCGGCGGCGTTATGCGGGCGGCTTCGAGGCCGTGGCCGGTGTCTCCTTCTCGGTGGCGCGCGGCGAGCTCTTCGCTCTGCTCGGTACGAACGGCGCCGGAAAGACCTCCACCGTCGAACTGCTGGAGGGCCTGGCCAGGCCCGACGCCGGCACGGTGCGGGTGCTCGGCCACGACCCGTTCCGCGAGCGTGCCGCCGTCCGGCCGCGGATCGGGGTGATGCTCCAGGAGGGCGGGTTCCCGTCCGACCTGACGGTCACCGAGACGGTACGGATGTGGGCGGGCTGCACCAGCGGCGCGCGCCCGACCGGTGAGGCGCTGGACCTGGTCGGGCTCGCCCACCGGGCGCGGGTGCGGGTCAAACAGCTCTCCGGCGGTGAGCGGCGCCGCCTCGACCTGGCGCTGGCCCTGCTCGGCCGGCCCGAGGTGCTGTTCCTGGACGAGCCGACCACCGGGCTCGACGCCGAAGGGCGGCGCGACACCTGGGAGTTGGTGCGCGAGCTGCGCGACGGCGGCACCACCGTGCTGCTCACCACGCACTACCTGGAGGAGGCCGAGACGCTCGCCGACCGGCTGGCGATCATGCACCGGGGGCGGATCGTGACGGCGGGCACCACGGCCGAGGTGACGGCCGCCCGCCCCGCCCGCATCCGGTTCGAGCTGCCGGAGGGGGTACCGGCGGCCTGGCTTCCGCTGGGGCTGCGGGCCGCCGCCGAGGACCGCCGGATCGAGATCCATACCCATCGGCTGCAGGAGTCCCTGGACGAACTGCTGACCTGGGCGAGGGAGTCGGACGTCCGGCTGCTCGGCCTCGATGCCCGGTCGGCCTCGCTCGAAGAGGCGTTTCTCGATATCGCGCAGAGCGCGTCGGAGTCCGAAAAGGTGGCCGCGTGATGACGACCATGACGACCGGCACGACGACCACGACGTTCCGGGGTCGGCTGACCGCCCTCGGGCGCGCCGAAGTCGTCCTTCTCGCCCGCAACCGGACGGCGGTATTCGTCGCGCTGCTGATGCCCGCCGCCATGGTCCTGGCCATGAAGTCGACGCTCAAGCAGTCCGTCCTCGACGGGTCCGGCCTGACCGTCGCCGCGGCGGCGCTCACCGGCGGCATCGGCATCGTGCTGATCCAGGCCGTCTACATGAACCTGGTCTCGGCCTACGTGGCGCGGCGCGAGGACCTGGTCCTGAAGCGACTGCGCACCGGCGAGGTCACCGACCGGGAGATCCTCGTCGGGACCGCCCTGCCGTCGGTCGCGCTGGCGCTGGCGCAGATCGTGGTGATCGTGGTGGCGGGGACGGCCTTCTTCGGCCTCGCCGCGCCGCAGCGGCCCGAACTGCTGCTGGCGGGCCTGCTGCTGGGCGTGGTGCTGCTGACGGCGCTGGCGGCGGCCACCTCCGCGGTGACCCGCACCGTGCAGACGGCGCAGCTCACCACCCTCCCGCTGTTCTTCATCTCGATGATGGGCTCGGGGCTCTTCGTGCCGCTGGAGATCATGCCCGACCCGATGGCGTCCGTGTGCGAGCTGCTGCCGGTGACCGGGGTGATGACGCTCGTCCGGACGGGCTGGCTGGGCGGCGCCGACGGCTCCGACCTGTTCGTGGCCGCTCTGACAGGGCTGGCCTGGACCGCGTTCGCCGTGTTTGCTGTGCAACGTCGGTTCCGCTGGGATCCGCGACGCTGAGGGAGGAAGCCGTGTCGGTGCTCGTACGGGGCTGGCGCCGCAGCTGGCAGGAGCGCAGCAAGCTGGAGCGGATCGATCTCTATACGCGGCTGACCCTCTCGGTGATCCCCTGGATCTTCGCCCTGTCGTGGCAGCTGACCCCCTTCAAGTCGGACATCCGCCATGCGCCGCTCCCGATCGCGCTGGGCGTGGCCCTGCTGCTCGTGAGCCTGGTGCAGTGCCTGCTGAGCAACCGCAACGTGGATCTGTCGTACGCGCACTACCTAGGCACCGCCGTCTTTCCCCGGCGGCGGCAGCTGACACCGCTGGTGCTGCTGCTGGTGAATCTGGGGCTCCTGGCGACGATGGCCGGGGTGGACGGGATCGACGACGGCGGGCTGCTCGTCATGGCCATGAACGCACCGATTGCGTTCGCGATCACGCAGACCCTGCTGGCCCCGGTCCGCACCTTCCTGATCCAGTCGTTCGCCGTCACCGCGCTGAACGTCGGCGTCCTCGCCGCGGTCGGAGTGCGGGGCGGGACGCTGATCGGGGTGGTGCCGACCACACTCTTCGGCTGTGTGCTCGTCCTGATCTCCGTACGGCCCAGTGCCTGGAGCCTGGGCGTGATGTGGCAGGCCGAGGAGGCCCGCGACCTGCAGGCCCGGCTCGCGGTCGCCGAGGAGCGGCTGCGGTTCGGGCGGGACCTCCACGACGTACTGGGCCGCAATCTCGCCGTGATCGCGCTGAAGAGCGAACTGGCCGTGGAGCTGGCACAGCGCGGCAGGCCGGAAGCGGTGGACCAGATGGTCGAGGTGCAGCGGATCGCCCGCAGCTCCCAGCAGGAGGTACGGGATGTCGTACGGGGATACCGGGAGGCCGATCTGAGTACGGAACTGGCCGGTGCCCGGGGAGTTCTGAGTGCGGCCGGGATCGAGTGCGAGGTGGTGGGGGACACCGGCGGCCCACTGCCGGCGCCCGTGCAGTCGGCGCTCGGCTGGGTCGTGCGGGAGGCGGCGACCAATGTGCTGCGGCACGGCGATCCGCGCCGCTGCACGATCCGGCTCAGGTCCTCGGCGGACGAGGTCGTGCTGCGGGTGGAGAACGACGGGGTGGCGGTCGCCGCCGTGGGACCGGACAGGAGTTCCGGGGCGGACGACGGATCCGGACCGGGCGGCTCCGGCCTGGCCGGGCTGCGGGAGCGGCTTCGCGTGCTCGACGGTTCGCTGGACGCGGGCCCGGCGGGGAACGGCCTGTTCCGGCTCACGGCGACGATCCCGCTCGGGCCGGCGGCGTCCTCGGCCCGCGATGAGAAGCCGCCTGCCGCCCGGGAGGCACCCGCCCTTCAGGAGGAACGACGATGACGGCCGTACGGGTACTGCTCGCCGACGACGAGCATCTGATCCGGGGCGCGCTGGCCGCGCTGCTGGCGCTGGAGGACGATCTCGTGGTGGTCGCGGAGGCTGCGACCGGCCCTGAGGCGCTGGCCATGGCACGGGCCCACCGGCCCGATGTGGCGGTCCTCGATCTGGAGATGCCGGGCGCCGACGGTGTGAGTGTCGCCACATCGCTGCGGGCCGAACTGCCCGGCTGCCGGACGATGATCGTGACGAGTCACGGTCTGCCCGGACACCTCAAGCGGGCACTCGCGGCGGGCGTGCGGGCCTTCGTGCCGAAGACCGTCAGCGCCCGGCAGCTGGCCGGGATCATCCGCACCGTGCATGCCGGAAACCGTTATGTGGACCCGGAGTTGGCGGCCGACGCGATCTCCGCCGGGGACTCGCCGCTGACCGCGCGCGAGACCGAGGTGCTGGAGCTGGCGGCGGACGGGGCGCCCGTCGCGGAGATCGCCGAGCGGGCTTCGCTGTCGCAGGGAACCGTACGGAATTACCTCTCCGCGGCCGCTTCGAAGCTCGGCGCGGAGAATCGCCACGCCGCGGTGCGTCTCGCGCGGCAGCGGGGATGGGTATAGTGGTCCTCGCGCTTCGGCGCTTGCGGACGTAGCTCAGTTGGTAGAGCGCAACCTTGCCAAGGTTGAGGTCGCCAGTTCGAACCTGGTCGTCCGCTCGGTTCAGCAAGAAGCCCCCGGCCTTCCGGCCGGGGGCTTCTTCGTGTTCCGTCGGCAGGCCTTACTGCCAGGGCGTACCGGTGAGGAGTTCGTACGCCTCCAGGTACTTCGCCCGGGTGACGTCCACGACCTCCTGGGGCAGCGCGGGCGGCGGCTGCTCGCTCTTCCGGTCCCAGCCGGAGGCCGGCGAGGTCAGCCAGTCGCGTACGAACTGCTTGTCGTAGCTGGGCTGGGCCCTGCCCGGCTCCCAGGTGGCCGCGGGCCAGAAGCGCGAGGAGTCCGGGGTCAGCACCTCGTCCGCGATGATCAGCTCCTCGCCGCCGTCGGCCGTGGGAGCGAAACCGAACTCGAACTTCGTGTCGGCGAGGATGATGCCGCGCTCGCGCGCGATGTCACGTGCCCTGCCGTAGACGTCCAGCGTGGTGCGGCGCAGCCGGTCGGCGGTCTCCGCGCCGACCTGGCGGGCCACCTCCTCGAAGCTCACGTTCTCGTCGTGGTCACCGACGGCCGCCTTGGTGGCGGGGGTGAAGATCGGCGCCGGGAGCTCGGAGCCGTCGACGAGCCCCTCGGGCAGCGCGAGACCGCAGACCGTGCGGGACTCCTTGTACTCGACGAGGCCGGAGCCGGTGAGATAGCCGCGGGCGACGCACTCGACCGGGACCATCCGCAGCGACTTGCAGATCAGGGTGCGTCCGGCCCAGTCCGCGGGGGCTCCGGCGGGGAGTTCCGTGGACAGGACGTGGTTCGGTACGAGATCGGCGAGCTGGTCGAACCACCACAGCGAGAGCCGGGTGAGCACCCGGCCCTTGTCGGGGATCTCGGTCGGGAGGACCCAGTCGTACGCGGACATGCGGTCGCTGGCGACCATGACGAGGTCGCCCGCCTCGTTCCGGTACAGGTCGCGCACCTTGCCCGTGTGCAGGTGGGTGAGCCCCGGGACCTGCACTGGCTCGGGCTTTTCTACAAATCCGGACACGCTGCCTCCGCGTAGGTTGATCCAGGAGTCGTTCCGATTCTCCCGTATCAAGTGCGGTGGGGTGGAGCGGGGGCGTCCGTGGCGCCGACTGCCGTGGCCCCGGGCGCGGTTGGTCGCGGTGGTCCGGGCGCGGTTCAGCGGCGGTGGCCGGGCGCGGTTCAGTCGCGCTTGCAGATGCGGTCGAGGAGATTGGCGGTGGCCCGCTGGATGCGGGGGTCCACATGGCCGGGGCGGTCCAGTGCCGG contains the following coding sequences:
- a CDS encoding sensor histidine kinase, with the protein product MLVRGWRRSWQERSKLERIDLYTRLTLSVIPWIFALSWQLTPFKSDIRHAPLPIALGVALLLVSLVQCLLSNRNVDLSYAHYLGTAVFPRRRQLTPLVLLLVNLGLLATMAGVDGIDDGGLLVMAMNAPIAFAITQTLLAPVRTFLIQSFAVTALNVGVLAAVGVRGGTLIGVVPTTLFGCVLVLISVRPSAWSLGVMWQAEEARDLQARLAVAEERLRFGRDLHDVLGRNLAVIALKSELAVELAQRGRPEAVDQMVEVQRIARSSQQEVRDVVRGYREADLSTELAGARGVLSAAGIECEVVGDTGGPLPAPVQSALGWVVREAATNVLRHGDPRRCTIRLRSSADEVVLRVENDGVAVAAVGPDRSSGADDGSGPGGSGLAGLRERLRVLDGSLDAGPAGNGLFRLTATIPLGPAASSARDEKPPAAREAPALQEERR
- the purL gene encoding phosphoribosylformylglycinamidine synthase subunit PurL encodes the protein MSLDTVKHAAETPDVEQPWKELGLKEDEYARIREILGRRPTGAELAMYSVMWSEHCSYKSSKVHLKQFGEKVPVNDAMLVGIGENAGVVDVGQGYAVTFKVESHNHPSYIEPYQGAATGVGGIVRDILAMGARPVAVVDPLRFGAADHPDTKRVLPGVVAGIGGYGNCLGLPNIGGEVVFDACYQGNPLVNAGCIGVMKHEDIHLAKASGPGNKVILYGARTGGDGIGGVSVLASETFESTGPAKRPAVQVGDPFQEKLLIECTLEIFKEKLVAGIQDLGGAGLSCATSELASAGSGGMRVELDTVPLRDSSLSPEEILMSESQERMCAIVEPRHVDRFLEICEKWDVIATVIGEVTEGSQLEIFWHGEQIVDVPPRSVAHEGPTYHRPFARPSWQDALQADDAGKLARPANGAELREQVLKLVASPNQASKSWITDQYDRFVQGNTVLAMPEDAGMVRIDEESNLGVAMATDGNGRYAKLDPYTGAQLALAESYRNVAASGAKPLAISDCLNFGSPEDPDVMWQFAEATRGLADGCLELGTPVTGGNVSLYNQTGETAIHPTPVVAVLGVIDDVTRRTPVAFAEEGQLLYLLGDTREEFGGSAWSEVVHGHLGGMPPKVDLGREKLLGEILISASRDGMIDAAHDLSDGGLIQAVTESCLRGGKGARLVVPDGLDAFTFLFSESAGRAVVSVPRSEELRFNDMCGARGLPVSRIGVVDGEEIEIQGEFSIPLNELRTAHEATIPALLA
- a CDS encoding ABC transporter permease, whose protein sequence is MTTGTTTTTFRGRLTALGRAEVVLLARNRTAVFVALLMPAAMVLAMKSTLKQSVLDGSGLTVAAAALTGGIGIVLIQAVYMNLVSAYVARREDLVLKRLRTGEVTDREILVGTALPSVALALAQIVVIVVAGTAFFGLAAPQRPELLLAGLLLGVVLLTALAAATSAVTRTVQTAQLTTLPLFFISMMGSGLFVPLEIMPDPMASVCELLPVTGVMTLVRTGWLGGADGSDLFVAALTGLAWTAFAVFAVQRRFRWDPRR
- a CDS encoding phosphoribosylaminoimidazolesuccinocarboxamide synthase; this encodes MSGFVEKPEPVQVPGLTHLHTGKVRDLYRNEAGDLVMVASDRMSAYDWVLPTEIPDKGRVLTRLSLWWFDQLADLVPNHVLSTELPAGAPADWAGRTLICKSLRMVPVECVARGYLTGSGLVEYKESRTVCGLALPEGLVDGSELPAPIFTPATKAAVGDHDENVSFEEVARQVGAETADRLRRTTLDVYGRARDIARERGIILADTKFEFGFAPTADGGEELIIADEVLTPDSSRFWPAATWEPGRAQPSYDKQFVRDWLTSPASGWDRKSEQPPPALPQEVVDVTRAKYLEAYELLTGTPWQ
- the purQ gene encoding phosphoribosylformylglycinamidine synthase subunit PurQ; the protein is MGVVTFPGTLDDKDSLRAVRVAGAEPVSLWHRDKDLHQVDAVILAGGFSYGDYLRAGAISRFSPVMETIIEQAKAGMPVLGICNGFQILTEAHLLPGAMLRNNHLHFICRDQKLRVENAETAWTSDYSAGQEISVPLKNMDGRYVADERVLDELEAEGRVAFRYLDTNPNGSLRDIAGITNAAGNVVGLMPHPEHAVEPLIGTGRTDGLGFFTSIIKKLVNA
- a CDS encoding Lsr2 family protein: MAQRVVVTLSDDIDGGAAAETVTFALDGKSYEIDLNPSNAKKLRKALAPYMAAGRKQTNASKHGKAPVSYRHTSLAPDPAAVRAWARSHRMEVPARGRIPKKVYEAFREAS
- the purS gene encoding phosphoribosylformylglycinamidine synthase subunit PurS yields the protein MARVVVDVMLKPEILDPQGQAVQRALPRLGFEGIADVRQGKRFELEVEGPVDDAALSRIHEMAETFLANTVIEDFTVKVEKAEESK
- a CDS encoding ABC transporter ATP-binding protein, with translation MTSDDIPSDHVGRAADGAVASTTSATSTTSASASALSSASASVSDAVIEADGVRRRYAGGFEAVAGVSFSVARGELFALLGTNGAGKTSTVELLEGLARPDAGTVRVLGHDPFRERAAVRPRIGVMLQEGGFPSDLTVTETVRMWAGCTSGARPTGEALDLVGLAHRARVRVKQLSGGERRRLDLALALLGRPEVLFLDEPTTGLDAEGRRDTWELVRELRDGGTTVLLTTHYLEEAETLADRLAIMHRGRIVTAGTTAEVTAARPARIRFELPEGVPAAWLPLGLRAAAEDRRIEIHTHRLQESLDELLTWARESDVRLLGLDARSASLEEAFLDIAQSASESEKVAA
- a CDS encoding response regulator transcription factor translates to MTAVRVLLADDEHLIRGALAALLALEDDLVVVAEAATGPEALAMARAHRPDVAVLDLEMPGADGVSVATSLRAELPGCRTMIVTSHGLPGHLKRALAAGVRAFVPKTVSARQLAGIIRTVHAGNRYVDPELAADAISAGDSPLTARETEVLELAADGAPVAEIAERASLSQGTVRNYLSAAASKLGAENRHAAVRLARQRGWV